One genomic window of Phormidium ambiguum IAM M-71 includes the following:
- a CDS encoding PIN domain-containing protein, whose protein sequence is MKYLLDTNTCVRILNNSNEQIVERISITPASDIYLCTVVQLELYYGAYK, encoded by the coding sequence TTGAAATATCTTTTAGATACTAATACCTGTGTCCGCATTTTGAATAACAGTAACGAGCAGATAGTTGAGCGAATATCAATAACGCCTGCATCGGATATTTATTTATGTACAGTTGTTCAGCTAGAGCTTTACTACGGAGCTTATAAGTAG
- a CDS encoding NAD+ synthase translates to MKIAIAQLNPTIGDLTGNAQAILKAAKKAASLGARLLLTPELSLCGYPPRDLLLMPSFIAGMANVLNKLAQDLPENLAVLVGTVQLNPQAEVTGSKPLFNSIALLEKGKIKQVFHKRLLPTYDVFDEDRYFEPGLESNYLILDEIRIGVTICEDLWNDEEFWGKRNYPVNPIADLAKIGVDFTVNISASPYSVGKPDLRKAMLSHSAIKYQQPIIYANQVGGNDDLIFDGSSFAINRQGKLVAALASFETDLAIIEFDKNNRDLVSGTIANKPENADEEIWSALVLGVQDYTRKCGFSQVLIGLSGGIDSSLVAAIAREALGAENVLGVLMPSPYSSDHSVKDALALARNLGISTHTLPIANLMHAYDESLINIFAGTEFGIAEENIQSRIRGNLLMAIANKFGYLLLSTGNKSEMAVGYCTLYGDMNGGLAAIADVPKTRVYSICKWLNRHGEIIPQNVLEKPPSAELKPGQVDQDSLPNYDVLDDILEKLIHNHQSIDQIIASGHDPAVVQKVAKLVSRAEFKRRQAPPGLKITDRAFGTGWRMPIASRINY, encoded by the coding sequence ATGAAAATAGCGATCGCTCAACTTAACCCCACTATTGGTGATCTAACTGGTAACGCCCAAGCTATTCTCAAAGCTGCGAAAAAAGCCGCTAGTTTAGGCGCAAGATTGTTATTAACTCCCGAACTTTCTCTATGTGGATATCCACCAAGAGATTTATTATTAATGCCTAGCTTTATCGCAGGAATGGCAAATGTATTAAATAAATTAGCTCAGGATTTACCAGAAAATTTAGCTGTTTTAGTCGGTACAGTACAACTAAATCCTCAAGCAGAAGTAACTGGAAGCAAACCTTTATTTAATAGTATTGCTTTGTTAGAAAAAGGGAAAATAAAACAAGTATTTCATAAACGATTATTGCCAACTTATGATGTATTTGATGAAGATCGTTATTTTGAACCAGGGTTAGAATCAAATTACTTAATATTAGATGAAATTCGGATTGGCGTAACTATTTGCGAAGACTTATGGAATGATGAAGAATTTTGGGGAAAGCGCAATTACCCAGTGAATCCGATCGCAGATTTAGCAAAAATAGGGGTAGATTTTACAGTTAATATTTCTGCGTCTCCTTATTCGGTAGGAAAACCAGATTTACGCAAAGCAATGCTAAGTCATAGTGCAATTAAATATCAGCAACCAATTATTTATGCAAATCAAGTCGGCGGGAATGATGATTTAATTTTTGATGGTAGTAGTTTTGCCATAAATCGCCAAGGTAAATTAGTCGCAGCTTTAGCTAGTTTTGAAACAGATTTAGCTATTATAGAATTTGATAAAAATAATCGGGATTTAGTTTCTGGAACTATAGCTAATAAACCAGAAAATGCTGATGAAGAAATTTGGTCAGCTTTAGTTTTGGGCGTACAAGATTACACTCGCAAATGTGGATTTTCTCAAGTTTTAATTGGTTTAAGTGGCGGAATTGATTCCTCTTTAGTTGCTGCGATCGCTAGAGAAGCATTAGGCGCAGAAAATGTCTTAGGCGTGTTAATGCCCTCGCCTTATAGTTCCGATCATTCTGTTAAAGATGCCTTAGCATTAGCAAGGAATTTGGGAATTAGTACACATACTTTACCGATCGCTAATTTAATGCACGCTTATGATGAAAGTTTAATCAATATATTCGCTGGAACAGAATTTGGAATTGCCGAAGAAAACATCCAATCAAGAATTCGGGGAAACTTGTTAATGGCAATTGCCAATAAATTTGGATATCTGCTACTTTCTACGGGAAATAAATCAGAAATGGCCGTAGGTTATTGTACGCTTTATGGTGACATGAATGGAGGATTAGCTGCGATCGCAGATGTTCCCAAAACTCGCGTTTATTCAATTTGTAAATGGTTAAATCGACATGGCGAAATTATCCCCCAAAATGTGTTAGAAAAACCTCCCAGCGCCGAACTAAAACCTGGACAAGTTGACCAAGATTCTCTACCAAATTACGATGTATTAGATGATATTTTAGAAAAGTTAATTCATAATCATCAATCAATCGATCAAATTATTGCTTCTGGACACGATCCAGCTGTAGTGCAGAAAGTTGCTAAGTTAGTTTCAAGGGCAGAATTTAAGCGCCGCCAAGCACCTCCGGGATTAAAAATAACCGATCGCGCCTTTGGTACTGGTTGGCGAATGCCGATCGCTAGTAGAATTAATTATTAG
- a CDS encoding carbohydrate ABC transporter permease: MKLNQKQLTPYLFLLPALIILGLTVIWPALQAFYLSFTRYEYDITQAPEWIGLANFQRLIADKIFWQTLRNTLIYLLGVVPILVILPLGLAILVNQKLKGISWFRAAYYTPVIISMVVAGLAWKWLYAENGLLNQILKLIGLNEGIPWLTSPNLALFSVMFVTIWKGLGYYMVIYLAGLQSIPNELYEAAAIDGSDGLKKHWDITVPLMKPYLFLVAVISAISATKVFEEVYIMTQGGPRNSSKTVVYYLYDQAFRNLEISYACTIGLVLFLIILVLSIVRILFNNSSSTIDPNRI; the protein is encoded by the coding sequence ATGAAACTTAACCAAAAACAACTTACTCCCTACTTATTCTTATTACCCGCATTAATCATATTAGGATTAACAGTAATTTGGCCTGCTTTACAAGCTTTTTATCTCAGTTTTACTCGCTATGAATATGATATTACCCAAGCGCCAGAATGGATAGGATTAGCTAATTTTCAACGATTAATAGCAGATAAAATATTTTGGCAAACATTAAGAAACACATTAATTTATTTATTAGGTGTTGTGCCAATACTAGTAATTTTACCTTTAGGATTGGCTATTTTAGTTAACCAAAAACTTAAAGGAATTAGTTGGTTTCGTGCTGCTTATTACACGCCTGTAATTATTTCGATGGTAGTTGCTGGATTAGCATGGAAATGGCTTTATGCTGAAAATGGGTTACTTAATCAAATATTAAAATTAATAGGTTTAAATGAAGGTATTCCTTGGCTAACTAGTCCAAATTTGGCACTTTTCAGCGTCATGTTTGTGACAATTTGGAAAGGATTAGGTTATTACATGGTGATTTATTTAGCCGGATTACAATCTATTCCTAATGAACTTTACGAAGCCGCTGCGATCGACGGTTCCGATGGCTTAAAAAAACATTGGGATATCACTGTTCCTTTAATGAAACCTTATCTATTTTTAGTAGCAGTAATTTCCGCAATTTCAGCAACTAAAGTTTTTGAAGAAGTTTATATTATGACCCAAGGAGGGCCGAGGAACAGTTCTAAAACTGTAGTATATTATCTTTACGATCAAGCTTTTCGTAATTTAGAAATTAGTTACGCTTGCACAATTGGATTAGTATTATTTTTAATAATTTTAGTTTTATCAATTGTTCGCATTTTATTTAACAATTCATCCTCTACCATTGATCCAAATAGAATATAA